The Deinococcus koreensis genome window below encodes:
- a CDS encoding permease prefix domain 1-containing protein: MTTRALSDQRALTTYLRRATWGLPEGRRQELWDELEEHILTRAEHLQFTDLSPSQALAQALRELGPPARLTLGMAKVYTMPKLLIAAGAAALALSAALYAMAGGGETPMLTLPVVTQSPVKPSCVRGTKPSGDNITIVSENNGITCYTFNDGTSYLGAYLNGNDIVKAIRAQGGRATLKGNRLDVSLPGTGSGGGEIGANFTRNGQPYFDAFRLIDGVGTPLPIRFAGFAAPQVQIGAINLRFGTGEQSVGRLFYNPLYSLFISSLKGVVAQPGITGGGYFMDSPRSPNSRHRVATTLAPGEVVMLITKRAGERYMADTAEVGADRSAVLQSEASKVRFVSSLGQLGPYPGGGRINALLVRVTNIPLDQLKTGIFLPARPTSDAR, from the coding sequence ATGACCACGCGGGCCCTGAGCGACCAGCGTGCCCTGACCACCTACCTGCGCCGCGCCACCTGGGGCCTGCCTGAAGGCCGCCGCCAGGAACTCTGGGACGAGCTGGAAGAACACATCCTGACACGTGCCGAGCACCTGCAATTCACTGACCTCTCCCCTTCTCAGGCGCTGGCCCAGGCTCTTCGTGAACTCGGCCCACCGGCCCGATTGACCCTGGGCATGGCGAAGGTGTACACCATGCCGAAATTATTGATTGCCGCCGGAGCCGCTGCCCTCGCCCTCAGTGCTGCGCTGTATGCGATGGCGGGGGGTGGGGAAACGCCCATGCTTACTCTGCCCGTTGTCACGCAGAGCCCCGTCAAACCCTCCTGCGTTCGCGGCACCAAACCCAGTGGCGATAACATCACCATCGTCAGCGAGAACAACGGGATCACCTGCTATACGTTTAATGATGGGACGTCCTACCTCGGCGCCTATCTCAATGGCAACGACATCGTGAAAGCCATACGCGCCCAAGGTGGGCGAGCGACCCTGAAGGGCAATCGCCTGGACGTGAGTTTGCCGGGCACTGGGTCGGGTGGCGGTGAGATCGGCGCCAATTTCACCCGCAACGGTCAGCCCTACTTCGATGCGTTCAGACTGATTGATGGAGTTGGCACACCGCTGCCCATCCGCTTCGCGGGGTTCGCCGCGCCGCAGGTGCAGATCGGCGCGATCAATCTCCGCTTTGGGACTGGCGAACAATCCGTCGGCCGGTTGTTCTATAACCCCCTGTACAGCCTGTTCATCTCGTCCCTCAAAGGAGTCGTGGCTCAGCCCGGCATAACCGGCGGCGGTTACTTCATGGACAGTCCCCGCTCACCGAACAGCCGTCACCGTGTGGCGACCACCCTAGCCCCTGGCGAGGTAGTTATGCTGATTACCAAGCGGGCTGGGGAGAGGTACATGGCAGACACGGCGGAAGTCGGCGCTGACCGCAGCGCCGTTCTCCAGAGTGAGGCGTCTAAGGTTCGCTTCGTATCCAGCCTGGGTCAGCTCGGCCCCTACCCCGGCGGTGGGCGGATCAATGCCCTCCTCGTCCGCGTCACCAACATCCCCCTCGACCAGCTCAAGACCGGCATCTTTCTCCCGGCCCGGCCCACGTCCGACGCCCGCTAA
- a CDS encoding TlpA family protein disulfide reductase, with protein MDWPAPADFVHGDPLPPPAAWTRPGLVMTFNLECPGCVSRGVPFLKRLHTEFGGAVNLLAVHTSFGHRLLAREEVVPILTKFVRDFARLPFPVAHDLDGDFARHWQTEGTPHWLAFAPGGELLRSVYGSQDNAQTRLQYLLEEWAGRSGQV; from the coding sequence ATGGACTGGCCCGCTCCCGCCGACTTCGTGCACGGCGACCCCCTGCCCCCGCCGGCGGCCTGGACACGCCCAGGGCTGGTCATGACCTTCAATCTGGAATGCCCCGGCTGTGTGTCGCGCGGTGTGCCGTTCCTGAAACGCCTGCACACCGAGTTTGGCGGGGCCGTGAACCTGCTGGCCGTCCACACCAGCTTCGGCCACCGCCTGCTGGCCAGGGAAGAGGTCGTGCCCATCCTGACGAAATTCGTCCGTGACTTTGCCAGACTCCCGTTTCCGGTCGCTCATGATCTGGACGGCGATTTCGCCCGCCACTGGCAGACCGAGGGCACGCCCCACTGGCTGGCCTTCGCGCCCGGCGGCGAACTGTTGAGAAGCGTGTACGGCAGCCAGGACAACGCCCAGACCCGCCTCCAGTACCTGCTGGAGGAGTGGGCCGGGCGCAGTGGGCAGGTTTAG
- a CDS encoding ABC transporter substrate-binding protein, whose product MKHSLMLVALLVTSSALASTVAEVKKKGVLVLGTDPTFAPFEFKGADGQIQGFDIDIARAVAKDLGVKLEIRAVGFGALMPQAVTSGRVDMAMSGITITAERAKVVAFSGPYYRSAQVFIVRGGNPGKFAWPADVKGRTIGVQATTTGQFVANDVLKPRGAALKVYDDFSAGLADVRAGRIAALIGDAPTVADLQKRLPGQFAKAGADLAAEDYGMVFRKGSDLAAAANRTLARMKASGEYQALLNKWIVQK is encoded by the coding sequence ATGAAGCATTCCCTGATGCTGGTGGCCCTGCTGGTGACGTCCTCTGCGCTGGCGAGCACGGTGGCCGAGGTCAAGAAGAAGGGAGTGCTGGTGCTGGGCACCGACCCGACCTTCGCGCCCTTCGAGTTCAAGGGCGCAGACGGACAGATCCAGGGCTTCGACATCGACATCGCGCGGGCGGTCGCCAAGGATCTGGGTGTGAAACTGGAGATCCGCGCCGTGGGCTTCGGGGCGCTGATGCCTCAGGCGGTCACGTCCGGGCGGGTGGACATGGCCATGAGCGGAATCACGATCACGGCCGAGCGGGCGAAGGTCGTGGCGTTCAGCGGGCCGTACTACCGCAGCGCACAGGTCTTCATCGTGCGGGGGGGCAACCCCGGCAAGTTCGCGTGGCCGGCGGACGTGAAGGGCAGGACGATCGGCGTGCAGGCCACCACCACCGGGCAGTTCGTGGCGAACGACGTGCTGAAGCCCAGGGGGGCCGCCCTGAAGGTCTATGACGACTTCTCGGCTGGGCTGGCCGACGTGCGCGCCGGGCGGATCGCGGCGCTGATCGGGGACGCGCCGACGGTGGCCGACCTGCAAAAGCGGCTGCCGGGGCAGTTCGCCAAGGCCGGGGCGGATCTGGCTGCCGAGGACTACGGCATGGTGTTCAGGAAGGGCAGCGATCTGGCCGCCGCCGCGAACAGGACACTGGCGCGCATGAAGGCGAGCGGCGAGTACCAGGCCCTGCTGAACAAGTGGATCGTGCAGAAGTAG
- a CDS encoding SMR family transporter, whose translation MNVLAPLLLLLAAALDVASNALLKRSDGFRRLRPGLLALALILLAFWLLGLSLRSVPLATAYATWGGLGLALTALLSRRLDGTRLNPVAWAGLGLIALSVLILHSAH comes from the coding sequence ATGAACGTCCTGGCTCCGCTGCTGCTCCTGCTGGCCGCCGCGCTGGACGTGGCCTCCAACGCCCTGCTCAAACGTTCGGACGGTTTCCGGCGCCTGCGCCCCGGTTTGCTGGCCCTGGCGCTGATCCTGCTGGCCTTCTGGCTGCTGGGCCTGAGCCTGCGCAGCGTGCCGCTGGCCACCGCCTACGCCACCTGGGGCGGGCTGGGTCTGGCCCTGACCGCGCTGCTCAGCCGGCGGCTGGACGGCACCCGCCTGAACCCGGTCGCCTGGGCGGGCCTGGGGCTGATCGCCCTGAGCGTGCTCATCCTGCACAGCGCCCACTGA
- a CDS encoding DMT family transporter — MRAWIALIAAVALEVFGTMTLKLASLGEFPLGAALTGLCIAGSYVLLAQAFKRIPVAVAFAVWEAAGLALVTLLGALLLGEALTPLRSVALLGLVAGAWLLHRGTRHPAHHPA; from the coding sequence ATGCGCGCCTGGATCGCGCTGATCGCTGCCGTGGCCCTGGAGGTCTTCGGCACCATGACCCTCAAGCTCGCCTCGCTGGGAGAATTTCCGCTGGGCGCCGCCCTGACCGGCCTGTGTATCGCCGGCTCGTACGTCCTGCTGGCCCAGGCCTTCAAACGCATTCCGGTGGCCGTGGCCTTCGCCGTGTGGGAGGCCGCCGGGCTGGCCCTGGTGACCCTGCTGGGCGCCCTGCTGCTGGGCGAGGCCCTGACGCCCCTGCGGAGTGTGGCCCTGCTGGGGCTGGTGGCGGGCGCGTGGCTGCTCCACCGGGGCACCCGACATCCGGCCCACCATCCCGCATGA
- a CDS encoding amino acid ABC transporter permease, whose translation MGDLLTGFQTILSGDYPRLLLSGLGLTLGVSLCALLVSVLVGTGLGIVRVVRVPVLGALGNAYVEVVRGIPLIVLLSVVYYGLPALGLTLDGFAAAVLALGLYSAAYTSEIVRGGLGSVPDGQTEAARSLGLSRGQALRFVILPQAWRVALPALGNEFISLILGSSLASAVTLQELFSQGKFITNATYRQFEVYAVLALVYFLLTFVLTRVVRALERRVSRGVALPGRRVL comes from the coding sequence ATGGGCGACCTGCTCACCGGCTTCCAGACCATCCTTTCCGGCGACTATCCCCGCCTACTGCTCTCCGGCCTGGGCCTGACCCTGGGCGTGAGCCTGTGCGCCCTGCTGGTCTCGGTGCTGGTCGGCACGGGCCTGGGCATCGTGCGGGTGGTGCGCGTGCCGGTGCTGGGGGCGCTGGGCAACGCCTACGTGGAGGTCGTGCGCGGCATTCCGTTGATCGTGCTGCTGTCGGTGGTCTATTACGGCCTGCCGGCGCTGGGCCTGACCCTGGACGGTTTCGCGGCGGCGGTGCTGGCCCTGGGCCTCTATTCGGCCGCCTACACCTCGGAGATCGTGCGCGGGGGGCTGGGCAGCGTGCCCGACGGTCAGACGGAGGCGGCCCGCAGCCTGGGCCTGAGCCGCGGCCAGGCGCTGCGGTTCGTGATCCTGCCGCAGGCGTGGCGGGTGGCGCTGCCGGCGCTGGGCAACGAGTTCATCTCGCTGATCCTGGGCAGCTCCCTGGCCAGCGCCGTGACGCTGCAGGAACTGTTCAGCCAGGGCAAATTCATCACCAACGCCACCTACCGGCAGTTCGAGGTCTACGCCGTGCTGGCGCTGGTGTACTTCCTGCTGACCTTCGTGCTCACCCGCGTGGTGCGGGCCCTGGAACGCCGGGTCAGCCGGGGCGTCGCCCTGCCCGGCCGCCGGGTGCTCTGA
- a CDS encoding DUF5946 family protein: MTPTAVPDVGTCEGCGAVLPVQDGPTHRYMASSAACWATFTGLSDPHRPLAGAAFDALIVDAYAAQHPGRPSPQTINSVAIHLMVLCGVLEHSFRPDQALWVRQRPGRPSRLPKHNRFHWLAPPAFTSILTVADVSRGETPARRSDLAEQWIREVWSTWAAAHRPQVENWFGRYVLSERV, translated from the coding sequence ATGACGCCCACCGCCGTTCCAGATGTCGGAACCTGTGAGGGCTGCGGCGCGGTGCTGCCCGTCCAGGATGGCCCCACGCACCGGTACATGGCGTCCAGTGCTGCGTGCTGGGCCACGTTTACCGGGCTCTCGGATCCGCACCGGCCGCTGGCTGGGGCCGCCTTCGACGCGCTGATCGTGGACGCCTACGCGGCGCAGCATCCGGGTCGCCCCTCGCCACAGACCATCAACTCGGTCGCCATCCACCTGATGGTGCTGTGCGGGGTGCTGGAGCACAGCTTCAGACCCGATCAGGCGCTCTGGGTGCGGCAGCGGCCGGGCCGCCCCAGCCGGCTGCCGAAGCACAACCGCTTCCACTGGCTCGCGCCGCCCGCCTTCACCTCGATCCTGACGGTGGCCGACGTGAGCCGGGGCGAGACGCCCGCCCGCCGCTCGGATCTCGCGGAGCAGTGGATCCGGGAGGTCTGGTCGACCTGGGCCGCCGCCCACCGCCCACAGGTCGAGAACTGGTTCGGTCGATATGTGCTGAGCGAGCGGGTCTGA
- a CDS encoding AzlC family ABC transporter permease, which produces MPLWLGMVPFAVAYAVTARGAGLSVWETQLMSLTVFAGASQFAAAGLFAGGASMLGIVSTTFLLNARHLLYGLSLSRSLPLSRAQRLLGAQFLTDEAYGVALVSGSREPGGLSFGYLLGAELSLYAIWNASTLAGALAGSALPSPEALGVGVIFPLAFLMLLVPLVVGPQVIGRLPVVVALASGLGAWGLSQVVPGGLVILLSGVGGALLGAALVGRQGEGA; this is translated from the coding sequence ATGCCCCTGTGGCTGGGCATGGTGCCGTTTGCCGTGGCCTACGCGGTTACGGCGCGTGGCGCGGGCCTGAGCGTCTGGGAGACCCAGCTGATGAGCCTGACCGTCTTCGCCGGGGCCTCGCAGTTCGCGGCGGCCGGCCTCTTCGCGGGCGGGGCCTCGATGCTGGGCATCGTGAGCACCACGTTTCTGCTCAATGCCCGGCACCTGCTCTACGGCCTGAGCCTCTCACGCTCGCTGCCGCTGAGCCGGGCGCAGCGCCTGCTGGGCGCGCAGTTCCTCACCGACGAGGCCTACGGCGTGGCGCTGGTCAGCGGCAGCCGGGAGCCCGGCGGCCTGAGCTTCGGCTACCTGCTGGGCGCGGAGCTGAGCCTCTACGCCATCTGGAACGCCTCGACCCTGGCCGGGGCGCTGGCAGGCTCGGCGCTGCCCAGTCCGGAGGCGCTGGGGGTGGGCGTGATCTTCCCGCTGGCCTTCCTCATGCTGCTCGTGCCCCTGGTGGTGGGGCCGCAGGTGATCGGCCGGCTGCCGGTGGTGGTGGCGCTGGCCTCCGGGCTGGGGGCGTGGGGGCTCTCGCAGGTGGTGCCGGGCGGGCTGGTGATCCTGCTCTCGGGGGTGGGCGGGGCGCTGCTGGGCGCGGCGCTGGTCGGCCGGCAGGGGGAAGGGGCATGA